A single region of the Winslowiella toletana genome encodes:
- a CDS encoding fimbrial biogenesis chaperone: protein MKTWRATAVAALLMTFGMAAQAGVVVGGTRLIYDGGKKESSINISNPDKTPYLIQSWVDGAENGKTASADKAPFIVTPPLFRLDGNQQNILRVVRAGGDLPETKESLYWLNIKSIPSAEKRENTLQIAVKTRIKLIFRPSGVKSTLEESAKTLTWKRIGNRIQVTNPSAHYITFFNVKINGGAMKNVTMVAPQSDASFDLPAGVTGGSLSWQFINDYGGTSKPFIASL from the coding sequence ATGAAAACATGGCGCGCTACAGCGGTGGCAGCATTATTAATGACCTTCGGCATGGCCGCACAGGCGGGTGTCGTGGTCGGCGGCACGCGTCTCATCTATGACGGCGGCAAGAAAGAATCCTCCATCAATATCAGTAACCCCGATAAAACGCCTTATCTGATCCAGTCCTGGGTGGATGGCGCTGAAAACGGCAAAACAGCATCGGCTGACAAAGCGCCGTTCATCGTGACTCCACCTTTATTCCGCCTTGACGGTAATCAGCAAAACATTCTGCGCGTAGTGCGTGCGGGCGGTGATTTGCCCGAGACCAAAGAGTCGCTGTACTGGCTGAACATCAAATCGATCCCTTCCGCCGAGAAGCGAGAAAACACCCTGCAGATTGCCGTGAAAACGCGCATCAAGCTGATTTTTCGCCCGTCCGGCGTGAAAAGTACGCTGGAAGAGTCCGCTAAAACGCTGACATGGAAACGCATCGGTAACCGCATTCAGGTGACCAACCCGTCGGCGCATTACATCACTTTCTTTAACGTGAAAATCAATGGCGGCGCGATGAAGAACGTCACCATGGTCGCACCGCAGTCTGATGCCAGTTTTGACTTACCGGCCGGCGTCACCGGCGGCTCACTGAGCTGGCAATTCATCAACGATTACGGAGGCACCAGCAAACCTTTTATTGCCAGTCTCTGA
- a CDS encoding fimbrial protein encodes MKKNLLAVALIASSAFASSAFAADGAVNFTGTITDAACTIDTASQNQDVFLGNIARTAFPVAGSLAAAKKFTLVLTDCPDTVTGATVRFDGTQVSGDNTVLALTAGDNTASGVGIQISDNQNKVVPLYEDSSVYPLVSTGPNNLDFSARYISLTDSVTVGDANGVTQFTVVYQ; translated from the coding sequence GTGAAAAAGAATCTTCTTGCTGTTGCCCTGATCGCGTCTTCTGCATTCGCTTCTTCCGCTTTTGCAGCAGATGGCGCCGTTAACTTCACTGGCACTATCACAGATGCGGCTTGTACGATCGATACTGCTTCTCAAAACCAGGATGTCTTCCTGGGTAATATCGCCCGTACCGCGTTCCCTGTTGCGGGTTCACTAGCCGCTGCCAAAAAATTCACTTTAGTTCTGACCGACTGCCCTGACACCGTGACCGGTGCGACCGTGCGTTTCGACGGTACTCAGGTTTCTGGTGACAACACCGTGCTGGCGCTGACTGCCGGTGACAACACTGCCTCAGGCGTAGGTATTCAGATTTCTGACAACCAGAACAAAGTGGTTCCGTTGTACGAAGACTCCTCTGTTTATCCGCTGGTCAGCACCGGTCCTAACAATCTGGACTTTAGCGCTCGTTACATCTCCCTGACCGACTCAGTCACCGTGGGTGATGCAAACGGCGTGACTCAGTTCACCGTGGTTTATCAATAA
- a CDS encoding tyrosine-type DNA invertase has protein sequence MKNRKYLTPSEVEKLLEATLRGRHAERDYCLIWMCFIHGCRVSEISSWRLSDIDMEGNNIYIHRLKNGFSTVHPLYMRERKSLMLWMNKRKQYRGADSDWLFLSNRGSKLSRQRIYWLIRNYSQAANLTINAHPHMLRHGCGFALADRGIDTRLIQDYLGHRNIQNTVLYTASNAKRFKEVW, from the coding sequence ATGAAAAATCGTAAATATCTGACTCCGTCTGAGGTTGAGAAACTGCTTGAGGCTACGTTGCGCGGAAGGCACGCAGAACGGGATTATTGCCTGATCTGGATGTGTTTTATCCACGGTTGCCGGGTCAGTGAAATCAGCAGCTGGCGGCTCTCGGATATCGACATGGAAGGCAATAATATCTATATCCACCGGTTAAAAAATGGCTTCTCTACCGTTCATCCTCTCTATATGCGGGAAAGGAAATCGTTAATGCTCTGGATGAATAAAAGAAAGCAATACCGTGGTGCGGATTCCGACTGGTTGTTTCTTTCTAATCGTGGTTCTAAATTATCACGACAGCGCATTTACTGGTTAATAAGAAATTATAGTCAGGCCGCTAATCTAACTATTAACGCCCATCCGCATATGTTAAGACACGGCTGTGGTTTTGCGCTGGCAGACAGAGGGATTGATACCCGCTTAATTCAGGATTATTTAGGTCATCGTAATATTCAGAACACGGTTTTATATACGGCGAGTAACGCCAAAAGATTTAAAGAAGTCTGGTAG
- a CDS encoding SDR family NAD(P)-dependent oxidoreductase yields the protein MENQWILITGGSRGIGRAAVQRLAKEWNVVFTWCQGESAAHEVELACAGLPGRVESHQCDGRDEQAVIHLATDLLARYGAPHAVVHNAGITLDALHIHQNADNWRKVMDTNLNAIFYWNSQLVEPMMMQGGGSVVMMSSVTGIKGNSGQSAYAASKAAMIGLARTLSVELGRFNVRINCLLPGYIDTEILADMPKDKLVALRKTIPMKRFGKVDEVAGAVAWLVSEDSTYMTGQSLILDGGLSA from the coding sequence ATGGAAAATCAATGGATTTTAATCACCGGTGGCAGCCGGGGGATCGGACGCGCCGCCGTACAGCGTCTGGCGAAAGAATGGAATGTGGTATTTACCTGGTGTCAGGGCGAAAGCGCCGCGCACGAGGTGGAGCTGGCCTGTGCGGGGTTGCCCGGCCGGGTCGAAAGTCATCAGTGCGACGGGCGTGATGAGCAGGCGGTTATACATCTGGCCACTGACCTGCTGGCACGCTACGGCGCGCCGCACGCCGTGGTACACAATGCGGGTATCACGCTTGATGCGCTGCATATCCACCAAAACGCCGATAACTGGCGTAAAGTCATGGACACCAACTTAAACGCCATCTTCTACTGGAACAGCCAGTTAGTTGAACCGATGATGATGCAGGGCGGTGGTTCGGTGGTAATGATGTCGTCGGTGACGGGGATAAAGGGTAACAGTGGGCAGAGCGCTTATGCGGCGAGTAAGGCGGCGATGATCGGCCTTGCGCGAACGTTATCGGTAGAACTGGGGCGCTTTAACGTTCGGATTAACTGCCTGCTGCCCGGTTATATCGACACCGAAATTCTCGCTGATATGCCTAAAGACAAGCTTGTTGCGCTGCGTAAAACGATTCCGATGAAACGTTTCGGAAAGGTGGACGAAGTGGCAGGCGCGGTGGCGTGGCTGGTCAGTGAGGACAGCACGTACATGACCGGACAAAGTCTCATTCTGGACGGTGGTCTTTCCGCCTGA
- a CDS encoding acyl carrier protein: protein MPNYDEVYSKVCEMLCDAKDLEQEDLTPDMPLYQLKLDSLDYVELMVLAKKEFGVTIEADLFVDNVNITVRELCQYLSEKATKP from the coding sequence ATGCCGAATTATGATGAGGTTTACAGCAAGGTTTGCGAGATGCTGTGTGACGCGAAGGATCTTGAGCAGGAAGATCTCACCCCGGACATGCCCTTGTATCAGCTCAAACTCGATAGCCTGGATTACGTTGAACTGATGGTGCTGGCGAAGAAAGAGTTTGGCGTCACCATCGAGGCTGATTTGTTCGTCGATAACGTGAACATTACGGTGCGTGAGCTGTGCCAGTATCTCAGCGAAAAAGCCACTAAGCCATGA
- a CDS encoding MaoC/PaaZ C-terminal domain-containing protein, protein MLAADTLRYSLSDAERWAAFSGDYNPIHFDAAEAQRLGLTGLCVHGMRAMLDMKSALSTSREKHGVTADGLMFTSRLREPVLCDTLYQLPVRETLRDDRVQLSASLRHAQTQQASISSKLTPTQALVLSPVTQVNTLGAQELATLHTQFLAVGSPVVPPWSFLDAVLFRQLVNAPQTLETVHSLLPSVHATSLGDVFTLVQVVQTHHETHFSPRLLTQTEQEPRFGAIHYAILPTLVIGEKQRGLVLLAGIQAWQDAEPLMSVAVTLKTGPLTE, encoded by the coding sequence ATGCTGGCGGCTGACACTTTGCGTTACAGCCTGTCTGATGCCGAACGCTGGGCGGCATTTTCCGGTGATTACAATCCGATCCATTTTGATGCTGCTGAGGCGCAGCGTCTTGGTCTGACCGGATTATGTGTTCACGGAATGCGCGCGATGCTGGATATGAAATCGGCGCTGAGTACTTCGCGGGAAAAGCACGGGGTTACGGCAGACGGACTGATGTTCACCAGCCGTCTACGCGAACCGGTGTTGTGCGACACGCTGTATCAGCTGCCGGTGCGCGAAACGCTGCGTGATGACAGGGTGCAGCTGAGCGCAAGCTTGCGTCATGCGCAGACACAGCAGGCCAGCATCAGCAGCAAACTGACGCCGACGCAGGCACTGGTGCTGTCACCGGTCACGCAGGTGAATACGCTGGGCGCGCAGGAACTGGCAACGCTGCATACGCAGTTTCTGGCTGTCGGCAGTCCGGTGGTTCCGCCGTGGAGTTTTCTCGACGCGGTGCTGTTTCGCCAGCTGGTGAACGCCCCGCAGACGCTGGAAACCGTGCACAGTCTTTTACCGTCGGTTCATGCGACCAGCCTGGGTGACGTTTTTACTCTGGTACAGGTGGTGCAGACGCATCATGAAACGCATTTTTCCCCGCGATTACTGACGCAGACAGAACAGGAACCGCGTTTCGGCGCGATACATTACGCCATCCTGCCGACGCTGGTCATAGGCGAAAAACAGCGCGGGCTGGTGCTGCTGGCAGGCATTCAGGCATGGCAGGACGCTGAACCGCTGATGTCCGTCGCGGTCACGCTTAAAACCGGACCGCTGACTGAATGA
- a CDS encoding beta-ketoacyl-[acyl-carrier-protein] synthase family protein, which produces MQKDVLQTADTPRRVVVTGYGAVTPLGLNSAESWAAIMDYTPGYRYCDKSAAGIKSRFYGLIDHEPSLKGVPAAIRRRLPRYARLTLASAREAMQMAFGDDKPEQHYDLRDCGVIMGTGWAGQDETQLHYEDYLRTGMGSPFGCFFSMPNSATAAVSLLWGLRGYQNTPVAACATGTIAVGDAFELIRSGRASMMLAGAGESLRSDSAVWNIDVLGALASEQEAITRACCPFSLHRNGFVLSEGAAVLCLEERESAVARGANILGEILGYGNFSDAFDFTAPAEDKIARVQTIRHALAQAGIAASDLDYINAHGTSTPLNDLNETEAIKIALGETAAYSTPCSSTKSYTGHLIAAAGSFESIICLQALEHQIIPATCHLDAPDPACDLDYVPNVHRPAVLNTTLNLSFGFGGANAALVIGRGK; this is translated from the coding sequence ATGCAAAAGGATGTTTTACAGACGGCAGACACGCCGCGTCGGGTGGTCGTGACCGGTTACGGTGCGGTGACCCCGCTGGGGTTGAACTCCGCCGAAAGTTGGGCCGCGATCATGGATTACACGCCTGGTTACCGCTACTGCGACAAATCAGCTGCCGGGATTAAATCGCGTTTTTACGGCCTGATTGATCATGAACCTTCGCTCAAAGGCGTGCCTGCGGCGATCCGTCGCCGCCTGCCGCGTTATGCACGGCTGACGCTGGCGTCCGCGCGGGAAGCGATGCAGATGGCGTTTGGCGATGACAAGCCGGAGCAACATTACGATTTGCGCGACTGTGGCGTCATTATGGGTACCGGCTGGGCGGGCCAGGATGAAACTCAGCTGCATTACGAAGACTATCTGCGTACCGGTATGGGATCTCCTTTTGGCTGCTTTTTCTCCATGCCGAATTCCGCCACGGCGGCAGTCAGTTTGCTGTGGGGATTGCGTGGCTATCAGAACACGCCGGTTGCGGCTTGTGCGACCGGAACTATCGCGGTCGGCGACGCTTTCGAACTGATCCGCAGTGGCCGGGCCAGCATGATGCTGGCGGGTGCGGGAGAATCACTGCGTTCTGATTCGGCGGTATGGAATATCGACGTGCTGGGCGCGCTGGCCAGTGAACAGGAAGCGATCACCCGCGCCTGTTGCCCGTTCAGCCTGCATCGCAACGGTTTTGTGCTCAGCGAAGGTGCGGCGGTGCTATGTCTGGAAGAACGGGAATCGGCCGTTGCGCGCGGCGCAAACATTCTCGGTGAGATTCTGGGTTACGGCAATTTCTCAGATGCGTTTGATTTTACCGCACCGGCTGAAGACAAAATTGCGCGGGTGCAAACCATCCGCCATGCGCTGGCGCAGGCCGGTATTGCCGCCAGCGATCTGGATTATATCAATGCGCACGGCACCTCTACGCCGCTCAACGATCTCAATGAAACCGAAGCAATCAAGATTGCGCTGGGAGAAACGGCGGCTTATAGCACCCCGTGCTCAAGCACCAAATCCTATACCGGACATCTGATCGCGGCGGCTGGCAGTTTTGAATCAATCATCTGCCTGCAGGCACTTGAGCATCAAATCATACCTGCGACCTGCCATCTTGATGCGCCCGATCCTGCGTGCGATCTGGATTACGTCCCCAATGTGCATCGCCCGGCGGTACTGAACACCACGCTGAACCTGAGTTTCGGCTTCGGCGGGGCGAACGCCGCGCTGGTGATCGGAAGGGGAAAATAA
- a CDS encoding efflux transporter outer membrane subunit, with protein sequence MNKLNLLSMAVMTLLITGCGQALKSEYQRPMLSVPQTWRVQDTGEGVAKFSPHWWDNFDDPQLSRLIVSALQSNNDLALAGIKLRQALLTAGISDLNLTPDFSANASASNTKNMRRETTPVESYTNSLSASYELDLWGKLARTREQSDWLAKASEQDLQATALTLIGTTSQLYWQIASLNQQISNLQQSLAIARKTVVMVTSRWKAGDLGQLDYLQAQQTVLSRENNLRDLYQQRDENRNALAILLSRPPGQYLAERQSLDIHQSVPVAQRLPLEVIARRPDVQSAEMNLRAALAGSDVARLSFYPSLTLNASLNAGASVFQQWFSNPARTLGSALNLPFIEWNKVRLTVEQSGLDVQTAAIQFRSASYSALQDIDNAMSQRLTYQQEKQRQLEDLVLSQQRLALVESQYRHGSVAYQTLLDAQNTLLDSQNTLVTTQYNYLYSTMKLWLALGGGEDNTLSQQG encoded by the coding sequence ATGAACAAACTGAATTTACTCTCAATGGCAGTGATGACGTTACTGATCACCGGCTGTGGTCAGGCGCTGAAAAGCGAATACCAGCGGCCGATGCTGTCGGTGCCGCAAACCTGGCGGGTGCAGGATACCGGCGAGGGCGTGGCGAAATTTTCTCCGCACTGGTGGGATAACTTTGATGACCCGCAGCTGTCACGGCTGATTGTTTCCGCGTTGCAAAGCAATAACGATCTGGCGCTGGCGGGCATAAAACTGCGGCAAGCGCTGCTGACGGCGGGTATCTCAGATCTGAATCTGACCCCTGATTTTTCTGCCAATGCATCGGCCAGCAACACCAAAAATATGCGCCGCGAAACCACGCCGGTCGAAAGTTACACGAACTCACTGTCGGCCTCTTATGAGCTGGATCTGTGGGGGAAACTGGCGCGCACCCGCGAGCAGTCCGACTGGCTGGCAAAAGCCTCGGAGCAGGATTTGCAGGCCACCGCACTGACGCTCATCGGAACCACTTCACAGCTTTACTGGCAGATTGCCAGCCTGAATCAGCAAATCAGTAATTTGCAGCAAAGCCTGGCGATTGCGCGGAAAACCGTGGTGATGGTGACGTCACGCTGGAAAGCCGGTGATCTCGGTCAACTGGATTATTTGCAGGCACAGCAAACGGTGCTGAGCCGCGAAAATAACCTGCGCGATTTGTATCAACAGCGCGATGAAAACCGTAATGCACTGGCGATTTTACTTAGCCGTCCGCCGGGTCAATACCTTGCAGAGCGTCAGTCGCTGGATATTCATCAGAGCGTGCCTGTGGCGCAGCGTTTACCGCTTGAAGTAATCGCCAGAAGGCCGGATGTGCAGTCGGCTGAGATGAATCTGCGTGCGGCGCTGGCCGGTTCGGACGTCGCACGGCTGAGCTTTTATCCGTCGCTGACGCTGAATGCGTCACTGAATGCCGGGGCTTCTGTGTTTCAGCAATGGTTCAGCAATCCGGCCAGAACGCTTGGATCTGCGCTCAACTTGCCGTTTATCGAATGGAACAAAGTACGGCTGACCGTTGAACAATCCGGTCTGGATGTACAAACCGCGGCGATTCAGTTCCGCAGCGCATCGTACAGCGCGTTGCAGGATATCGACAATGCCATGTCGCAGCGCCTGACCTATCAGCAGGAAAAACAGCGACAGCTGGAAGATCTGGTATTAAGCCAGCAGCGGCTGGCGCTGGTGGAAAGCCAGTATCGTCACGGTTCGGTGGCGTATCAGACGCTGCTCGACGCGCAGAACACCTTGCTGGACAGCCAGAACACGCTGGTCACCACGCAATATAACTACCTGTATTCAACCATGAAACTCTGGCTGGCGCTGGGTGGCGGGGAAGACAACACATTGAGTCAACAAGGATAA
- a CDS encoding MacB family efflux pump subunit: protein MANSPVIELSHISRRFGEGNAAVTVLKDISLRVNAGEMLAIIGASGSGKSTLMNILGCLDKPSEGEMRIMDVPAHVATSEQLAQLRSQYLGFIFQRYHLMPYLTALENVTIPALYTDMPAAARQARAEHLLNRLGLDNRMNYRPAQLSGGQQQRVSIARALMNGAPVILADEPTGALDSTSGQELMAILHGLHQAGHTLIIVTHDRSIAEQCQRIVEIHDGEIIADRINLVIQQGKSQGLPAIAATGRTPMWQSLKEAVRMAWRSLLGHRIRAFLSMLGIIIGISSVVSSMAVGEGARQSILSQISQLGTSTIEIQPGLGWDKPRPDFERSLTLEDVDLLGRQPYIDSLSPVVSKTVMAIRGGKQVLVSLSGVSNGFFRVQGLNFIAGNRFTPRDLDDREPVVIIDPNVRSTLFPGQDPLGEIIQLSGVPYRVIGVADKKGPKYIGEQLGAWIPYTSLLERMSGDTPLQSITLRIADGYPTDVAQRNVEQLLDSAHGKRDFFTMTNDQLTKTIRKTSESMTLLITAIAGISLLVGGVGVMNIMLVSVTERTHEIGIRLSVGARPADIMRQFLIEAVVICTLGGLIGIVGSGVAGLIFSQVTQEFTMIFTWPPILLACGFSALIGLGFGFFPARNAARLHPTEALARE from the coding sequence ATGGCTAATTCTCCGGTCATCGAACTTTCGCATATCTCCCGCCGTTTTGGTGAGGGCAACGCCGCCGTCACGGTGCTCAAAGATATTTCCCTGCGCGTCAATGCCGGGGAAATGCTGGCGATTATCGGCGCGTCCGGTTCGGGTAAATCGACGCTGATGAATATTCTCGGTTGTCTGGATAAGCCGTCGGAAGGCGAAATGCGCATTATGGATGTGCCTGCGCATGTGGCGACCAGCGAACAACTGGCGCAATTGCGCAGCCAGTATCTGGGCTTTATTTTTCAGCGCTATCACTTGATGCCCTATCTTACGGCCCTCGAAAACGTCACTATTCCGGCGCTGTATACCGACATGCCCGCGGCGGCGCGTCAGGCGCGGGCGGAACATTTGCTCAACCGGTTAGGTCTTGACAACCGCATGAATTATCGGCCCGCGCAGCTTTCCGGCGGGCAACAGCAACGCGTCAGTATTGCGCGGGCACTGATGAACGGTGCGCCGGTGATCCTCGCCGACGAGCCGACCGGCGCGCTCGACAGCACCAGTGGTCAGGAGCTGATGGCGATTTTGCATGGCCTGCATCAGGCCGGCCATACGCTGATTATCGTCACCCACGACCGCAGTATCGCCGAACAGTGTCAGCGTATTGTCGAAATCCACGACGGCGAGATTATCGCAGATCGCATCAATCTGGTGATACAGCAGGGCAAATCTCAGGGATTACCGGCAATAGCCGCCACCGGACGCACGCCGATGTGGCAGAGTCTGAAAGAAGCGGTGCGTATGGCGTGGCGTTCCCTGCTCGGGCACCGGATCCGCGCCTTTCTTTCCATGCTCGGCATCATTATCGGCATCTCTTCGGTGGTGTCCTCAATGGCGGTGGGTGAAGGCGCGCGGCAGAGCATTCTCAGCCAGATAAGCCAGCTCGGTACCAGCACCATCGAAATTCAGCCCGGTCTGGGCTGGGATAAACCGCGACCTGATTTTGAACGTTCCCTGACGCTGGAAGACGTGGATTTGCTCGGCAGGCAGCCGTACATCGACAGCCTGTCGCCGGTGGTGAGCAAAACCGTAATGGCAATTCGTGGCGGTAAACAGGTGCTGGTGTCGTTGTCGGGCGTCAGTAACGGATTCTTTCGCGTGCAGGGGCTCAATTTTATTGCCGGAAACCGTTTTACGCCCCGCGATCTCGACGACCGCGAGCCGGTGGTGATCATCGACCCGAATGTGCGCAGCACCTTGTTTCCCGGACAGGATCCGCTGGGCGAAATTATTCAGCTTTCCGGCGTGCCTTACCGGGTGATCGGCGTAGCGGATAAAAAAGGGCCGAAGTATATCGGCGAGCAGCTCGGCGCGTGGATCCCTTACACCTCCTTGCTGGAGCGCATGTCGGGCGATACGCCGCTGCAATCCATCACCCTGCGTATTGCCGACGGTTATCCGACGGATGTCGCCCAGCGCAACGTCGAGCAACTGCTGGATTCGGCGCATGGCAAACGCGATTTCTTCACCATGACCAACGACCAACTGACGAAGACTATCCGTAAAACATCGGAATCAATGACGCTGCTGATCACCGCCATTGCCGGGATTTCGCTACTGGTGGGCGGTGTGGGCGTGATGAACATCATGCTGGTGTCGGTGACGGAAAGAACGCACGAGATTGGCATTCGTCTGTCGGTTGGCGCACGTCCGGCGGACATCATGCGTCAGTTCCTGATTGAGGCGGTGGTGATTTGTACCCTTGGCGGCCTGATCGGCATTGTCGGATCCGGCGTGGCAGGGCTGATTTTTTCTCAGGTTACGCAGGAATTTACCATGATTTTCACCTGGCCGCCGATCCTTTTAGCCTGCGGTTTCTCGGCGCTTATCGGTCTCGGCTTCGGCTTTTTCCCGGCACGTAACGCCGCGCGTTTGCATCCGACAGAGGCGCTGGCACGCGAATGA
- a CDS encoding efflux RND transporter periplasmic adaptor subunit — MSFSIRQIAVGHRKVFYALIIVLLILLAGAAYGVHSIMSGTAAPLVSQAIGRGDIEKTVLATGILKPSAQVNVGAQVNGQLKKLYVRAGDRVTKGQLLAEIDPTLQQSELRKSEAELDSAVAQKQASLYTLTQYQLELKRQLQMDRDGSGTKSNLEQAQAKVDTQKAQIKVNEAQIVQAQMALETAKANLGYTRILAPVDGQVLGIVTKEGQTVVSSQTAPTILVLANVDTMTVQTRISETDILKVHPGQPLWFYVVADPKHRYQSVMGTLQDAPNDALQDESTSSQTQQPSAVYYNGVFSVPNPDHLLRTSMTAQVFIITEQAKNVLRLPVMALGQPLGDDRFQVQVVNGDKTEQRVIRAGINDRQFVEVKDGLSEGEHVVVMQNEGETANG, encoded by the coding sequence GTGAGTTTCTCGATCAGACAAATCGCCGTCGGACACCGCAAGGTATTTTATGCACTGATCATTGTGTTGTTGATCCTGCTGGCCGGTGCTGCGTACGGTGTACATAGCATAATGTCCGGCACTGCTGCGCCGCTGGTTTCACAGGCTATAGGTCGCGGGGATATCGAAAAAACCGTACTGGCGACCGGTATCCTCAAGCCTTCCGCGCAGGTCAACGTTGGTGCGCAGGTCAACGGTCAGTTGAAAAAACTGTATGTCCGTGCGGGCGACCGGGTCACAAAAGGCCAGTTACTGGCCGAAATCGACCCGACGCTGCAACAGAGCGAACTGCGTAAATCCGAAGCGGAACTCGACAGTGCCGTGGCGCAAAAACAGGCGTCGCTGTACACGCTCACGCAATATCAGCTGGAGCTGAAACGTCAGTTACAGATGGATCGCGATGGCTCAGGCACCAAAAGCAATCTCGAGCAGGCGCAGGCTAAAGTCGATACCCAGAAAGCGCAGATCAAAGTCAACGAAGCGCAGATTGTGCAGGCGCAGATGGCGCTGGAAACGGCGAAAGCCAATCTGGGCTATACGCGGATCCTGGCACCGGTGGACGGGCAGGTGCTCGGCATCGTCACCAAAGAAGGGCAAACCGTGGTCTCTTCGCAGACCGCACCGACCATTCTGGTGCTGGCCAACGTCGATACCATGACCGTGCAAACCCGTATTTCAGAAACCGACATCCTGAAAGTGCATCCCGGCCAGCCGCTGTGGTTTTACGTGGTCGCCGATCCCAAACATCGTTATCAGAGCGTAATGGGCACCTTGCAGGACGCGCCAAACGACGCCTTACAGGATGAAAGCACCAGCAGCCAGACTCAACAACCTTCTGCCGTCTATTACAACGGCGTATTCAGCGTGCCGAACCCTGACCATCTGCTGCGCACCTCAATGACCGCGCAGGTATTTATCATCACCGAACAAGCCAAAAATGTGCTGCGTCTGCCGGTGATGGCGCTGGGGCAGCCACTGGGCGATGACCGGTTTCAGGTGCAGGTGGTGAACGGTGATAAGACCGAACAACGGGTAATCCGCGCGGGCATCAATGACCGCCAGTTTGTCGAAGTGAAAGACGGGCTGAGCGAAGGTGAGCACGTGGTGGTGATGCAAAATGAGGGAGAGACGGCAAATGGCTAA